One region of Quercus lobata isolate SW786 chromosome 2, ValleyOak3.0 Primary Assembly, whole genome shotgun sequence genomic DNA includes:
- the LOC115976125 gene encoding thioredoxin-like 2, chloroplastic: MADVIRFSFHSLRFSSSSSLLTSFSSSLNSLQPGLLPIPNSDKRVYPLLYSSSSAGDFARFASTPRKQLASLKVRATVTETDQPKWWERNAPNMVDIHSTQEFLSALSQAGERLVIVEFYGTWCASCRALFPKLCRTAEEHPEIVFLKINFDENKPMCKSMNVKVLPYFHFYRGADGQLEAFSCSLAKFQKIKDAIQTHSTARCSIGPPKGVGDLKLEASFAPNDKPSGSTSA, translated from the exons ATGGCTGATGTTATTCgattttcatttcattctctccgtttctcttcttcttcttctttgctcaCCTCCTTCTCTTCCTCCTTGAATAGTCTCCAACCGGGTCTCCTTCCCATTCCCAACTCAGATAAGAGGGTTTATCCTCTtttgtattcttcttcttctgctggAGATTTTGCCCGCTTTGCTTCCACACCCAGAAAGCAGTTGGCCTCTTTAAAG GTTCGGGCAACTGTGACTGAAACTGACCAACCAAAATGGTGGGAAAGGAATGCACCAAATATGGTTGACATTCATTCTACACAAGAATTTTTGAGTGCACTAAGTCAAGCCGGGGAGAGATTAGTTATTGTAGAATTCTATGGAACCTGGTGTGCTTCTTGCCGGGCATTATTCCCTAAG CTCTGCAGAACAGCTGAAGAACACCCTGAAATTGTATTCCTGAAAATCAATTTTGATGAGAATAAGCCGATGTGCAAAAGTATGAATGTTAAGGTGCTTCCTTATTTTCACTTCTATCGTGGAGCTGATGGACAATTGGAGGCCTTTTCTTGTTCACTTGCAAAG TTTCAGAAGATAAAGGATGCTATTCAAACACACAGCACAGCTCGCTGCAGCATTGGCCCACCGAAGGGAGTTGGAGATCTCAAACTAGAAGCCTCCTTTGCTCCAAACGACAAACCATCAGGATCTACATCAGCATAG